In Lonchura striata isolate bLonStr1 chromosome 14 unlocalized genomic scaffold, bLonStr1.mat SUPER_14_unloc_1, whole genome shotgun sequence, one DNA window encodes the following:
- the LOC144248387 gene encoding olfactory receptor 14J1-like has protein sequence MSNSSSISLFLLLALADTRQLQLLHFCLFLGISLAALLGNGLIISAVACSHHLHMPMFFFLLNLALSDLGSICTTVPKAMHNSLWDTTTISYIGCAAQLFFLLIFISAEYFLLTIMCYDRYVSICKPLHYGTLLGSRACAHMAAAAWASAFLNALLHTANTFSLPLCQGNDLDQFFCEVPQILKLSCSKSYLREHWVPVVIVSLSLCCFLFIVFSYVQIFRAVLRIPSEQGRHKAFSTCLPQLAVVSLFLSTATFAYLKPPSIFSPSLDLALSVLYSVVPPALNPLIYSLRNQELKAALWRLMTGCFQGH, from the coding sequence atgtccaacagcagctccatcagcctcttcctcctgctggcactggcagacacgcggcagctgcagctcctgcacttctgcctcttcctgggcatctccctggctgccctcctgggcaacggcctcatcatcagcgccgtagcctgcagccaccacctgcacatgcccatgttcttcttcctgctcaacctggccctcagcgacctgggctccatctgcaccactgtccccaaagccatgcacaattccctctgggacaccaccACAATCTCCTACATAGGATGTGCCgctcagctctttttccttctgatcttcatctcagcagagtatttcctcctgaccatcatgtgctacgaccgctacgtgtccatctgcaaacccttgcactacgggaccctcctgggcagcagagcttgtgcccacatggcagcagctgcctgggccagtgcctttctcaatgctctgctgcacacagccaatacattttccctgcccctgtgccagggcaatgACCTGGACCAGTTCTTCTGTGAGGTTccccagatcctcaagctctcctgctccaaatcctaccTCAGAGAACATTGGGTTCCTGTGGTTATTGTCAGTTTATCGTTGTGTTGTTTtctgttcattgttttctcctatgtgcagatcttcagggccgtgctgaggatcccctcagagcagggacggcacaaagctttttccacctgcctccctcagctggccgtggtctctctgttcctcagcactgccacatttgcctacctgaagcccccctccatcttctccccatccctggatctggccctgtcagttctgtactcggtggtgcctccagccctgaaccccctcatctacagcctgaggaaccaggagctcaaggctgcactgtggagactgatgactggatgcttccAGGGACATTAA